The Leptospira wolffii serovar Khorat str. Khorat-H2 genome has a window encoding:
- a CDS encoding helix-turn-helix transcriptional regulator — MKSFKSHLKNKLSNPNFSEAFDQEKQLLSLALKIQEYRNKKGLSQADLAKRAHVTQQQVSRLETGINTNVSTFLKICHALDLDLSLNTTKGRKVSA, encoded by the coding sequence ATGAAAAGCTTTAAGTCGCATTTAAAAAATAAACTGAGCAACCCTAATTTCTCAGAAGCATTTGATCAAGAGAAACAATTGTTATCATTGGCTTTAAAAATTCAAGAATATAGAAATAAGAAAGGCCTAAGTCAAGCAGATTTAGCCAAAAGAGCTCATGTTACTCAACAGCAAGTTAGTAGGTTAGAAACGGGCATTAATACTAATGTTAGTACATTTCTGAAGATCTGTCATGCATTGGATTTGGATTTATCTTTAAACACAACTAAAGGCCGAAAAGTTTCGGCATAA
- a CDS encoding type II toxin-antitoxin system RelE/ParE family toxin, with amino-acid sequence MNQKWTVIYYEDEDGNCPVSEFIDSRSVNNQAKIMALIDQLEQHGPNLPRPYADLLTDSIHELRLKLSGDQVRFLYFFTFRYYIIITHAFIKNVQKVPIREIKRAINCREEFLSRFTEEKLKRGLNDEKL; translated from the coding sequence GTGAATCAGAAATGGACTGTAATATACTATGAGGATGAGGACGGAAATTGTCCAGTTTCAGAATTTATTGATAGTCGATCCGTAAACAATCAGGCCAAGATTATGGCCTTGATTGATCAACTAGAACAGCATGGTCCGAATTTACCTAGGCCGTATGCTGATTTGCTCACTGATAGTATTCATGAATTAAGACTGAAACTTTCAGGAGATCAAGTTAGATTCTTATACTTTTTTACATTCAGGTATTACATTATAATTACTCATGCGTTTATAAAAAATGTTCAGAAAGTTCCAATTCGTGAGATTAAGAGAGCAATAAACTGTCGAGAGGAATTTCTATCTCGATTTACTGAAGAAAAGTTGAAGAGGGGATTAAATGATGAAAAGCTTTAA